The DNA sequence GGCGAAGAAGCCGAGGTACGGGCCGCCGAAGGCGACCGGCATGCCGAAGCTCTGCCCCTCGCCGGCGACGATGTCGGCGCCGAGTTCGCCGGGGGACTTGAGCAACCCCAGGGCGATCGGCTCCTGCACCGCAGCCACCAGCCGCGCACCGACCCCGTGGGCCGCCTCCGCCAGCACGGCGAGGTCCTCTACCGCGCCGAAGAAGTTGGGATAGCCGACCACCACCGCGGCGCTCTCCCCGTCCAGCAGCGGCGCGAGGGCCGCCGGATCGGTGCGGCCGTCGGGCGCAAAGGGAACCGTCACGAGCTCCACGTCCAGGTAGCGGCAGTAAGTGGCGACGGTCTCCCGGTACTCGGGGTGCAGCGCGGCGGAGAGGATCACCCGCTTGCGGCGGGTCGCCCGGGCGGCCATCAGCACCGCCTCGGCGCAGGCCGAGGCGCCGTCATACATGGAGGCGTTCGCCACATCCATGCCGGTCAACTGGCAGACCAGGGTCTGGTACTCGAAGATCGCCTGGAGGGTCCCCTGGCTGATTTCCGGCTGGTAGGGGGTGTAGGCGGTGTAGAATTCGCTGCGGGAGATGATCTGGTCGACCACCGCGGGGATGAAATGGTTGTAGGCGCCTCCGCCAAGGAAGCTGCGGTGGGTCTCGGCGGTGGCGTTCAGGGCAGCCAGGCCCCGCAGATCCCTCAGAAGTTCGCTCTCGGAGAGGGGGCGGGACAGGTTCAGGGGCCGCTGCAGGCGCACCGACCGGGGGATTTCCTCGAAAAGATCCTCGAGGGAACCGACCACGATCACCTCCAGCATCTGGCGAACGTCCTCCTCGGTGTGGGGAATGTAGCGCATAAACTGCCTCCTGGATTTCCCCGGCGGAACAAAGACAAAAGCCCGCCGGTCCGTTCCGGGCCGCCGGGCTTTCATCATCCCGCAAGAGGAATCGTTTCTCTGGGACAGGCCCCCGCCGGTTCGGGCAGCCGGCGGCTACTCTTCCTCGAGGAAGGCCTGATAGGCCTCGGCGTCCATCAGGTCCTCGACCTCGCCCGGATCGGTCACCTTGATCTTGATCATCCACCCGTCCTCGTACGGGGAGGTATTGATCAGCTCAGGGGTGTCCGTAAGTTCCTCGTTGATCTCCACCACCTCCCCGGAAAGGGGAGCATAGATGTCGGAAACGGCTTTGACAGACTCCACCACCCCGAAGGCCTTGCCGGCCTCGAGCACAACCCCGACCTCGGGCAGTTCCACGAAGACCACATCCCCAAGGGCGTCCTGGGCGTAATCGGTGATCCCCACCGCCACCAGGTCGTCCTCGGGGAGAACCCACTCATGCTCCTCGGTGTACTTCAAATCCTCGGGAAATTCCATGGCCATCCTCCTTCGAAAAAATCTCCATTGCCCGGCCCCAGTCTCCCCTGGTGCCGCTCCAGCCTGATCAACAGTTCCGTCATTGAACCTTTCGCGTCTCCACGAAAGGGGTCTTCGTCACCCGGGCCGCCACCCGGCGACTGCGGATGCCGATCTGCAGAGACGTCCCCTCGGCGCCATAGCCCGCCTGCACCAGGGCCAGGCCGACGCCCACCCGCAGGATCGGACTCATGGTGCCGCTGGTCACCACCCCGACCTCCTTCCCCCCGGCCATGACCGGGTATCCGGCGCGGGGCACCCCCGGCTCGGTCAAGACAAACCCCACCAGCTGCCGCGGCAGCCCCTCCTGCTTCATGCGCAGCAGGGCCTCGCGACCGATGAACGAGGGCTTGTCGAGGCGGGTGATCCAGCCGAGCCTCGCCTCGAGGGGGGAGATCTGGGAGGAGAGCTCGTGGCCGTAGAGAGGGTAAGCCATTTCCAGGCGCAGGGTGTCCCGGGCTCCCAGCCCGGCAGGCACCAGGCCTTCAGCGGTGCCGGCCTCGAGCAGAGCGCTCCACAGCGTCTCTGCAGCTTCGGGGGCGAGGTAGAGTTCAAACCCGTCCTCGCCGGTATACCCGGTTCGCGAGATGATGCAGGGCTCACCGGCCAGCAGCCCTTCGCAGAAATGGTAATAGGTGACTCGGGCCAGGTCGGTATCGGTCAGGCGGGAAAGGATTGTCTCGCTGGCCGGCCCCTGCAGGGCGATTTGGGCGAAGTTTTCGCTGACATTGCGAAGCGACAGGGGAGGGAAATCCCCCTCCTCAAGCACCTCTTCCATCCAGGCGAAATCGATTTCCGCATTAGAGGCGTTGACGCAGAGCAGGTAATGCTCGGCACCGAATCGGTAGACGGTGAGATCGTCGATGGTCCCGCCGTGGGGATGGCACATGGCGCTGTACTGGACCTGGCCGTTGGCCAGCTTCGAGACGTCGTTGACGGTGAGTTCCTGGAGAAAAGCCAGGGCGCCGGCCCCTGCGACCTCGATCTCGCCCATGTGGGAGACGTCGAACAGACCGGCGGCATTGCGCACCGCCAGATGCTCCTCGATGACCCCCCGGTACTGCACCGGCATCTCCCAGCCCCCGAATTCGACCAGGCGCGCACCGAGCTTTTTGTGAACCTCGTGCAAGGGGGTCTTCTTGAGCATGGTTTCGCCCTCCCTAACAAGCCGCTACTGGGTTATTTACCGTCCGGCCAAAAGAAAAGGGTGCAGGCCGGTCAGCCGAGTATCTCGGGGATCCGCTCCTCGTGCCCGAGGGTCATGAGATGGACCCCCTGACAGTGCTCCCGGGCATGCCCGACCATCTCCCGGGCGATGGCCACCCCCTCGTCGAGGGGACGGGCCGCTCCCTCCAGGCGTGCGATCAGGCTCTCGGGCACCCTCACGCCGGGGATATGCTCGTTGAGAAAGCGGGCCATTCTGGCGCTCTTGAGCAGCAGCACCCCGAGGAGGATGGGCGTCCCGAGGGGCCGAGCCTCGTCCATGAACTGCTCCAACCGGGCCGGTTCGTAGACCGCCTGGGTCTGGAAAAAGCGCGCCCCCGACTCCACCTTTTTGCTGAACTTCTGAAACATCAGCTCGAAGGGCTCCGCCTCGGGGGTCACGGCCGCTCCGGCGAAGAAGGCGGGAGATCCGGCCAGGGACTTGCCGGCCATGTCCTGCCCCCCGGAGAGGCCGTTCACGACCTGCAGCAGCTGGACCGAATCGAGATCGAAGACCGCCTTCGCCCCGGGATGGTCCCCGAAGCGCACATGGTCTCCAGAAAGAAGCAACAGGTTCTCCACCCCGAGGGCCGCAGCCCCGAGCAGGTCCGACTGCAGGGCCAGACGGTTGCGGTCCCGGCAGGTCAGCTGCAGGATCGGCTCGATCCCCTCGCGTACCAGCAGGGCCGCCACGGCCAGGGGGGTCATGCGCATATTGGCCCCCTGGTTGTCGGTGACGTTGACCGCCGTCACCCCGTTCAGGGCGCGGGCGCCAGCCAGGGCGCCGGAGACATCGGTCCCCTTGGGCGGAGCGATCTCGGCCGTGACCACGAACTCTCCGGAGTCGAGCTGTTGCTGGAGTTTGGACATAAAAACCGAAACCGTTTGTCAGTCGTCAGTCGTCAGTTGGTCAACGGCCGGTCAAAGGACAAGCCGAGGTCGTTGGCGGAAAGCCGGAAGCCGGAGCCCTTCAGCTACAATTTGCCCCTCGTCACTTGTTCCCGATCTTGTGCCGGCCCGGCTTGCCCACCTTGCCCCAGTTCTTGGCGGAAACGGCGCGGGCGAAAACCCCCTTGCGCCCCTGCTTCTTGAGCCGCTCGAAGATCGTGTGCCAGGCGCAGTCGAGATTGCGGTCGGCCTCGCACTTGCCGTCTTCCATCCCTCCGCAGGGACCGTTGAGAAGCCCCTTGGCGCAGTTGGTCACCGGGCAGATGCCGGCGGTTTCATTGAGGATGCACTCCCCGCACAGGGAGCATTTCTCCTCGTAATGGCCGAACCGGCGGATGTTGCCGAGAAATAGCGTATTGAGGGCGCCGATGACCCGCTTGTCGGTGTTGCTCGAGACGGCCTGGACTCCGGCGCCGCAGGCCAGCACCAGTAGCGCCTCGGCCTCCTCCACCGGCAATTTGTGATGGCGCAGGTCGCGGGCGGCGCGCATGATGTGGCAGGCCTCCTCGATGACCACGCTGCCGGTCACCTCTTTGCCGAGCGAGGCGAGCCACTCCTGCATCTGGAAGACTTCCTCCTCGCCGCCGGACTTGCAGGCCGTGGCGCAGGCCGCGCAGCCCACCAGGAAGAGGCGGGTCTTTCCTTCGAGGGCCTTGAGAAGCTCTTCCCTGCTTTTCTGTTCGCTGATGATCATCGGCTCTGGCAGTCGCGGCGAACCGCGGCGCTTGGCATCCTGGGGCCGCCCGCCAGGACGGCTCGTAAAAAAGCAAACGCCCGGGCATGTCCCGGGCGCTGCTGGCGTATCCTACTTGCTGGCGTCGCGGCGCTTGGCGCCCTCCACCGTGTTGTAGAGGAGCATGGTGATGGTCATCGGACCGACCCCGCCGGGAACCGGGGTAATGGCGCTGGCCCGCTGCCGGGCGGCCTCGAATTCGACGTCCCCGACCAGCTTCTTCTCGCCGACCCGGTTGACGCCCACGTCGATGACAACGGCCCCCTCCTTGATCCAGTCGCCCTTGACCATCTCGGGCCGCCCCACCGCGGCGATGACCACGTCGGCCCGCCGCACCGTATCGGCCAGCCCCTTGGTGCGGGAGTGGCAGAGGGTCACCGTGGCGTGCTTGGCCAGACACATCAGGGCCACGGGCTTGCCCACGATGTTGGAGCGGCCCACCACCACGACTTCCTTTCCGGTCAGGTCAACCCCCGAATATTCCAGCATCTTCATGATCCCGTAGGGCGTGCAGGGCTGGAAAAGGGGGTTTCCTGTGACGAGTCGGCCGACGTTGTAGGGGTGAAAGCCGTCCACGTCCTTGGCCGGAGAGATCGCCTCGAGCACCTTGGCCTCGTCGATGTGCTCCGGCAGGGGCAGCTGCACCAGGATGCCGTCGATGCGTTCGTTGCTGTTGAGCTCGTCGATAAGGGACAGGAGCTGGGCCTCGCTGGTCTCGGCCGGCAGCTTGTGCTCGTCCGAATAGATGCCGGCCTGGGCGCAGGCCTTCTCCTTCATGGAGACGTAAACCCGGCTGGCCGGGTCCTCCCCCACCAGCACCACCGCCAGGCCGGGGGTGGTGCCCCGGGCCGTTAGCTGGGCTACATCATCCGCAATGGTCTGCCTCATCCGGGCCGCTATGGCCTTGCCGTCGATAATCTTTTCCACTGCTTACATCCTCCTTGCAGGTGAATTTAAACTATACGAAACCACCCCGACCTTGTAAAGAAGAGAAAGGGCAAAACAAAAAGCCCCGGTCTTTGCGACCGGGGCCCTTGCTATTCGTTGGCCGCCTTGGGGCAGCCGGCGCAGCCTCCCTGGGCGCCTCCCGGGGAGCTGCAGGCAGCGGGCTTTGCGCCCTCTGCATACCCCTGCTGGTACCACCCGCCCCCCTTGAGGGAGAAGGCCGTCTGGGAAATCAGCTTTTTTACCGCTCCGCCGCAGGAGCCGCATTCGGACAGCGGCGCATCGGAAAATTTCTGCCGGGCCTCGAAAACCAGGCCGCAGGCCTGACACTCGTATTCGTACATGGGCATGGGACAAACCTCCTGATCGAAAATTCGGCCTTAATCTAATGACTTCCTCTCTTTTTGTCAAGAGGAAGACGGAAAAAGGCCGATCTCACGCCAGAGGAAGGCTGAATGTCACCTTTGTCCCCTTGCCCGGCTCGCTTTCGACACGGATGGTTCCCCCGTGAGCGTCGATGATGCTCTTGGCGATGGCCATGCCCAGGCCGAGTCCCGCCACCGCCGTCGTGGAGGCGTCGACGCGGTAGAACTTGTCGAAGACCCTGGCGACCCCCTCGGACGTCATGCCGATCCCTTCGTCCCTGACGGTGACCTGATAGCGCCCCTTCAGCACCTGCCCCTTCACCCGGATCTCCCCCCCGTCAGGGGAGAACTTGACCGCATTGCTGATCAGGTTGTCCAGCACCTGCTCCAGCTTTTTCTGATCGGCCACCAGGGTCACCGGCTCCTCGGGCAGGACGAGTTCGAAGCGGTGACGACTGGAGAGTTTGCGATAGGGATCGACCACCTTTCCAAGGAGCGCCCCGATCTCGCAGGGCCCCGGGGAGAGGGAGAGTACCTTGCCCGCCTGCACCCGGCTGAGGTCGAGCAGGTCCTCGATGATGCCGCCCAGCGCCTGCGCCTTGTCATAGACATAGTTCAGGTACTCCCGCCGCTGCTCCTCTCCGGAGATTCCGTATTCCTCGGGGTTGAGCAGCAGTTCGGTGTAGCCGAGCACCGAGGTCAGGGGGGTACGCAGTTCATGGGCCGCGGTGGAGATGAACTCGTTCTTCATCTGGTCGATCTCCCGCTCCCGGGTCACGTCGCGCAGGGTCGTTATGGCTCCGGAAATATTCCCCCCGGCTCCTTTCACCCCCGAACTCCTGGCCTGGATCATCCAGGCCCGGTCGCTCGCAGCATCGGACTGCTCCCACTCCTGTCCCTCTCCGGGGACTTGCCCCCGGAGAATCCCGAGGACCTCCTCGGCCACCCCTTTTGCAGGGATCAGGTCCTGGACCGGCCGGGAGAAGGCCTCGCCGAGGGTGGTACCGAGGAACTTCTCAGCGGCACGGTTCATGAGGACAACCCGCCGATTCAGGTCGGTCACAATGAGACCGTCGGTGACCGACTTCAATATGGCGGCGATCTTTTCGCGGGACACCTCGGCCTCCTGCAGGGCGAACCGCATGGTCATTTCCGCCTGCTTGCGCTCGGTGATGTCGATGAAGGTCACCACCGAGCCGATCCCCTCCCCGTCCTTGAGAATGGGGTACGACCAGTACTCGACGGGGAAGTTCGTCCCATCGGAACGCCAGAGGACCTCCGCGTCCGTGTGCACCCCCCTCCCCTCCTTGAAGGCGAGATAGACCTGGCACTCCTCCTTCGGGTAGAGACTCCCGTCGATGCGGTGGTGATGGATGAGATCATGCATGTTATTGCCGAGCAGTTCGCTCTCGTCCGCATAGCCCAGCATCCGCAGGCAGGACGGGTTCACGAAGGTGCAGTTTCCCGCAGGGTCGAGGCCGTAGATGGCCTCGGCGGTGGAGTCGAGGAGCAAACGCACCTGTTCCTCGCTGTGGCGCAACGCCTCCTCAGCCCGGTGCCGCTTGGTCACGTCCCGGCCGTAGAGGTTGATGTAGCCCCCCTCGCTCACCGGCACCAGGGAGAGGCTGTACCAGCGCTCCCCGAACTGTTCCTCGCATTCCCTCGCCCGGTCCAGGGCCAACGCCTCGCCGAGCCGTTCGCGCCAGTTTTCGTTGACCGGCTCGCCCAACCCCTTCCCCAGGAAGGGCAACAATGCCATCCCCCCCTTGTTGGCGAACAGGAGGGTGCCTTCGGCGCTGACCCGCAAGACCGGGTTGGTGTTTTCCTTGGGGAACCGGGCCAGGCTTTCGATCTGCTCCTTGGCCTCCTTGCGGTCGGAGACGTCGGATATGAACCCCTCCAGCGCGAGGAGCTCGCCGGCCTCCGTGAACACCCCCTGTCCCTGTTCCCAGACCCAGCGGGTCTCCCCCCCTGCGGTTCGGAGCCGGTACTCGATCTGGAACGGCTGTTTCTTCTCCAGGGCGGCCTGGATCTTTCCCAGACATCCACCCGGTCGTCGGGGTGGATGAGGTCGTTATAGGCGAGGGTCCTGTTGCCGACCAGATCCTCGGAAGCATACCCCACCAGGGCGCGGCACCCCTCGCTGACGAACTCCATGGCCCAGTCGCGGTCGTTGCGGCACCGGTAGGCCATGCCCGGCAGGTTGCCCATCAGGGTCGACAGCCGTCTTTCGCTCTCCCGCAGAGCATCTTTCGCCGCCTTGCGCTCGGTGATGTCGGTGATGATGGAGGTGAACCCGAGCAGGGTCCCCGCCTCGTCCCTCTTGTAGTTCCAGTCCACTTGGAGGTCGATGAGACGACCGTCCCTGGTGCTATTACGGGTGAAATAGGGGACGGGCTCAGGCTCCTCCCGAACCAGGTCGGCGAGATATTTCCGCAGGGCGTCCTTGCCTTCGCCTACCTCCTTTTCCCAGATCGCCTCGCCGACGGCCTCTCCGGGCTCATAACCGAACATCCGGTCGTAACCCCGGTTGGTCAAGGTGATGATCCCTTCCGTATCGCATTCCTGGATTCCGTGGGGGATGGCCTCCACCAGCGTGCGAAATCGTCTTTCGCTGTCTCGCAGGGTCTCCTCGGCCCGTTTGCTCTCGGTGATATCGGTTGTTACGGCGAGTCCGCGGACGATCTCCCCTTTTTCGTTCCGCTCCGCGACCGCGGAGAGGAGAACGTCCATGACCTCGTCGTTTTTCTTCACGAACTGGTAGGCCACGTTCTTGACCGATCCGGTCTTCAGGAACTGCGGCAGGGCAACCTCTTCGGCATAGCGACGGGATTCTTCTGTCAAAAACTCCATCGCCTTCCTGCCAAGAACCTCGGAACGCTCGTATCCGAGGGTCTCCAGCCAATAATCGCTGACACTGAGCAGCCGGCCACGGGAATCGATGGTATGAAGCATGACAGGAGTTTTGTTGTAGAGAGTCCGGTACTTCTCCTCGGATTTTTCAAGTTCCTGCTGAACTCGCACTTGCCGAAGCTTCTGCACCCCCATCCCGGTCAGCATGTTCACGAAGCGGGTGTGATAATTGAGAATCGCCTTGACCT is a window from the Desulfuromonas sp. genome containing:
- the gcvPA gene encoding aminomethyl-transferring glycine dehydrogenase subunit GcvPA, with product MRYIPHTEEDVRQMLEVIVVGSLEDLFEEIPRSVRLQRPLNLSRPLSESELLRDLRGLAALNATAETHRSFLGGGAYNHFIPAVVDQIISRSEFYTAYTPYQPEISQGTLQAIFEYQTLVCQLTGMDVANASMYDGASACAEAVLMAARATRRKRVILSAALHPEYRETVATYCRYLDVELVTVPFAPDGRTDPAALAPLLDGESAAVVVGYPNFFGAVEDLAVLAEAAHGVGARLVAAVQEPIALGLLKSPGELGADIVAGEGQSFGMPVAFGGPYLGFFAARQKDVRTMPGRLVGETLDKEGRRGFVLTLATREQHIRREKATSNICSNEGLCALMATVYLALMGKSGIREVAVQNLSKAEYAKSAIAALEGFSVPFSAPTFNEFVVEARQDAGALLGRLEGQKILGGIPLGRYFPDMSNRFLVCVTEQNGREEIDALVAALAGGEQ
- the gcvH gene encoding glycine cleavage system protein GcvH, with product MEFPEDLKYTEEHEWVLPEDDLVAVGITDYAQDALGDVVFVELPEVGVVLEAGKAFGVVESVKAVSDIYAPLSGEVVEINEELTDTPELINTSPYEDGWMIKIKVTDPGEVEDLMDAEAYQAFLEEE
- the gcvT gene encoding glycine cleavage system aminomethyltransferase GcvT produces the protein MLKKTPLHEVHKKLGARLVEFGGWEMPVQYRGVIEEHLAVRNAAGLFDVSHMGEIEVAGAGALAFLQELTVNDVSKLANGQVQYSAMCHPHGGTIDDLTVYRFGAEHYLLCVNASNAEIDFAWMEEVLEEGDFPPLSLRNVSENFAQIALQGPASETILSRLTDTDLARVTYYHFCEGLLAGEPCIISRTGYTGEDGFELYLAPEAAETLWSALLEAGTAEGLVPAGLGARDTLRLEMAYPLYGHELSSQISPLEARLGWITRLDKPSFIGREALLRMKQEGLPRQLVGFVLTEPGVPRAGYPVMAGGKEVGVVTSGTMSPILRVGVGLALVQAGYGAEGTSLQIGIRSRRVAARVTKTPFVETRKVQ
- a CDS encoding methylenetetrahydrofolate reductase encodes the protein MSKLQQQLDSGEFVVTAEIAPPKGTDVSGALAGARALNGVTAVNVTDNQGANMRMTPLAVAALLVREGIEPILQLTCRDRNRLALQSDLLGAAALGVENLLLLSGDHVRFGDHPGAKAVFDLDSVQLLQVVNGLSGGQDMAGKSLAGSPAFFAGAAVTPEAEPFELMFQKFSKKVESGARFFQTQAVYEPARLEQFMDEARPLGTPILLGVLLLKSARMARFLNEHIPGVRVPESLIARLEGAARPLDEGVAIAREMVGHAREHCQGVHLMTLGHEERIPEILG
- a CDS encoding methylenetetrahydrofolate reductase C-terminal domain-containing protein; its protein translation is MIISEQKSREELLKALEGKTRLFLVGCAACATACKSGGEEEVFQMQEWLASLGKEVTGSVVIEEACHIMRAARDLRHHKLPVEEAEALLVLACGAGVQAVSSNTDKRVIGALNTLFLGNIRRFGHYEEKCSLCGECILNETAGICPVTNCAKGLLNGPCGGMEDGKCEADRNLDCAWHTIFERLKKQGRKGVFARAVSAKNWGKVGKPGRHKIGNK
- the folD gene encoding bifunctional methylenetetrahydrofolate dehydrogenase/methenyltetrahydrofolate cyclohydrolase FolD yields the protein MEKIIDGKAIAARMRQTIADDVAQLTARGTTPGLAVVLVGEDPASRVYVSMKEKACAQAGIYSDEHKLPAETSEAQLLSLIDELNSNERIDGILVQLPLPEHIDEAKVLEAISPAKDVDGFHPYNVGRLVTGNPLFQPCTPYGIMKMLEYSGVDLTGKEVVVVGRSNIVGKPVALMCLAKHATVTLCHSRTKGLADTVRRADVVIAAVGRPEMVKGDWIKEGAVVIDVGVNRVGEKKLVGDVEFEAARQRASAITPVPGGVGPMTITMLLYNTVEGAKRRDASK
- a CDS encoding zinc ribbon domain-containing protein, with amino-acid sequence MPMYEYECQACGLVFEARQKFSDAPLSECGSCGGAVKKLISQTAFSLKGGGWYQQGYAEGAKPAACSSPGGAQGGCAGCPKAANE
- a CDS encoding PAS domain S-box protein: MALLPFLGKGLGEPVNENWRERLGEALALDRARECEEQFGERWYSLSLVPVSEGGYINLYGRDVTKRHRAEEALRHSEEQVRLLLDSTAEAIYGLDPAGNCTFVNPSCLRMLGYADESELLGNNMHDLIHHHRIDGSLYPKEECQVYLAFKEGRGVHTDAEVLWRSDGTNFPVEYWSYPILKDGEGIGSVVTFIDITERKQAEMTMRFALQEAEVSREKIAAILKSVTDGLIVTDLNRRVVLMNRAAEKFLGTTLGEAFSRPVQDLIPAKGVAEEVLGILRGQVPGEGQEWEQSDAASDRAWMIQARSSGVKGAGGNISGAITTLRDVTREREIDQMKNEFISTAAHELRTPLTSVLGYTELLLNPEEYGISGEEQRREYLNYVYDKAQALGGIIEDLLDLSRVQAGKVLSLSPGPCEIGALLGKVVDPYRKLSSRHRFELVLPEEPVTLVADQKKLEQVLDNLISNAVKFSPDGGEIRVKGQVLKGRYQVTVRDEGIGMTSEGVARVFDKFYRVDASTTAVAGLGLGMAIAKSIIDAHGGTIRVESEPGKGTKVTFSLPLA